The Caproicibacterium lactatifermentans genome contains a region encoding:
- a CDS encoding ABC transporter ATP-binding protein, producing the protein MDTDYKIKGLFHQHPKIHWGVIMDIAVNDLVVKYGDFTAVNRISFGVEKGQILAVIGPNGSGKTSTIECIEGLRKIDPPADYRLLLNQFHLEGKKRKYVSSLSGGERQKLSIILALIPNSAILFLDELTTGLDPETRHNLWSYIKDINSQGITIFMISHFMDEVEYLADKVILLKNGGILETGTVDELKQKSGVSQKSHSMLLEATRQCLTI; encoded by the coding sequence ATGGACACAGATTACAAAATCAAGGGATTATTTCATCAACATCCCAAAATCCATTGGGGAGTAATTATGGATATCGCCGTAAATGATTTGGTAGTAAAATACGGTGACTTTACTGCTGTTAATCGAATTTCGTTTGGGGTGGAAAAGGGGCAGATTCTGGCAGTTATAGGCCCGAACGGTTCGGGAAAAACTTCCACGATAGAATGTATAGAAGGGCTACGAAAAATTGATCCCCCTGCCGACTACAGATTGCTGCTGAATCAATTCCATCTGGAGGGGAAAAAGCGGAAATACGTTTCTTCTCTTTCCGGTGGTGAAAGGCAGAAATTGTCCATAATACTTGCGCTTATACCCAATTCTGCCATCCTGTTTCTCGACGAATTGACAACCGGACTTGACCCGGAGACAAGGCACAATCTGTGGAGTTACATAAAGGACATCAATTCTCAAGGCATCACTATTTTTATGATTTCACACTTTATGGATGAAGTTGAATATCTTGCAGATAAAGTTATTTTGCTGAAAAATGGCGGTATCCTTGAAACTGGAACCGTTGATGAACTTAAGCAAAAATCCGGAGTGTCACAAAAGTCACATTCTATGCTTCTGGAAGCAACGAGGCAATGTTTAACAATATGA
- a CDS encoding DUF5963 family protein, which produces MKRQVKNNLLLRIVLEFVVGIIISMVLCCILIFIGYFHTHSADLTAYTVRFFQFPIYEITTTGGKMTGTALNQNMSVISIIFSVVCIIIFEAIHFVKAKKQHSEA; this is translated from the coding sequence ATGAAACGACAGGTGAAAAACAATCTGCTGTTACGCATCGTTCTAGAATTCGTGGTTGGAATCATTATTTCAATGGTACTGTGTTGTATTTTGATTTTTATCGGTTATTTCCACACACATTCCGCCGACCTGACGGCATATACAGTTCGGTTCTTCCAATTTCCAATCTATGAGATCACGACAACAGGCGGAAAAATGACTGGAACAGCATTAAACCAGAATATGTCGGTGATTAGTATTATCTTTTCCGTAGTTTGCATTATCATTTTTGAGGCAATTCATTTCGTCAAGGCAAAGAAGCAGCATTCGGAAGCCTAA
- a CDS encoding ABC transporter permease, producing the protein MQYILAIITALMLGGVFALLFQNTQILMPLGLVVMFVACMFCGVFITFDQMPGAFKKIASYIPMKYAMNDFFDIWTKKIYWDRTFLILSIIYMAILTVALTIFLKRNEKLKTKKIVRNGASQNPAQDSGLSSTSK; encoded by the coding sequence ATTCAGTATATCCTAGCGATAATTACAGCCTTGATGCTTGGCGGCGTTTTTGCTCTCTTATTTCAGAATACGCAGATCCTAATGCCACTCGGGCTGGTTGTTATGTTTGTAGCCTGCATGTTCTGCGGCGTGTTCATTACATTTGACCAAATGCCGGGTGCATTCAAGAAGATTGCTTCCTATATTCCCATGAAATATGCAATGAACGATTTTTTCGATATCTGGACCAAAAAAATTTATTGGGACCGGACTTTTCTGATTTTATCGATTATCTACATGGCTATCCTCACCGTTGCTTTAACGATTTTTCTGAAACGTAATGAGAAACTGAAGACAAAGAAAATTGTTAGAAACGGTGCTTCACAGAATCCAGCTCAGGATTCCGGGCTTTCATCAACATCTAAATAA
- a CDS encoding amidohydrolase family protein has protein sequence MTVVSAREIGEDRKIGSIKAGKQADLVVMDKEWNIVSVIRGGQFVR, from the coding sequence ATCACCGTAGTCTCGGCGCGTGAAATCGGTGAAGACCGAAAAATCGGAAGCATAAAAGCTGGAAAGCAGGCCGACCTTGTTGTGATGGACAAAGAGTGGAACATAGTTTCAGTTATTAGAGGTGGACAATTCGTGAGGTAA
- a CDS encoding GT-D fold domain-containing glycosyltransferase, with protein MSVYLNEMELLKKWEEIITDGGAHASVRLGDGEATVAAHGAILTMDFVQKAYPWVAQRDRSYCGVLLPNEDARLRLVEALRQTDFLGILSQTNSWMFRPLAEMVLQFYDIRPPYTFYAFDNYILSTKKEFYDFFKEQSVLLVGQKARCLRRVLENRYGWSGIVGTVDCPDWDSVDTAASKMSRYAYRTALVSAGVPGKVLTVYAKKCGHVGIDFGCGTDLCLEADEAGLYAWEMAAGPQRTYICKE; from the coding sequence TTGTCGGTTTACTTAAATGAAATGGAACTCCTAAAAAAATGGGAGGAAATCATCACGGACGGTGGCGCACACGCTTCCGTCCGGCTTGGTGACGGAGAAGCGACGGTTGCGGCACACGGTGCCATCCTAACCATGGACTTTGTCCAAAAAGCCTATCCGTGGGTGGCACAGCGCGACCGTTCTTACTGTGGTGTACTTCTGCCCAATGAAGACGCCCGGCTGCGGCTGGTGGAAGCACTGCGGCAGACCGATTTTCTCGGCATTCTTTCCCAAACAAACAGTTGGATGTTCCGCCCTTTGGCTGAAATGGTACTGCAGTTTTATGATATCCGCCCACCGTACACGTTTTACGCTTTTGATAATTATATTTTAAGTACAAAAAAGGAATTCTACGACTTTTTCAAGGAACAAAGTGTGCTTCTGGTCGGGCAAAAGGCCCGCTGTCTGCGGCGGGTGCTGGAAAACCGGTACGGCTGGAGCGGTATTGTCGGTACGGTGGACTGTCCGGACTGGGATTCCGTTGATACAGCCGCCTCCAAGATGAGCCGATATGCATACCGCACGGCGCTGGTCAGCGCCGGTGTTCCCGGGAAAGTGCTGACGGTGTACGCCAAAAAGTGCGGGCACGTCGGCATTGATTTCGGCTGCGGAACGGACCTCTGCCTGGAGGCCGACGAAGCCGGCCTCTACGCCTGGGAAATGGCAGCCGGCCCGCAGCGAACCTATATTTGCAAAGAATAA
- a CDS encoding glycosyltransferase family 32 protein: MSLIPHTIHCCWFGGKPLTVLARKCMDSWEKYLPGYHIIVWNERLFDVESSQYTREAYSCGKYAFVSDYVRLWALYYYGGVYMDTDVEVLKDLGGFMNFHAFSGFEQANYIPTGIMAAVPRHPWIERMLRCYRQRAFLKPDGTMDLSPNVVFMTELAEKEFGLKRGNETQVLKDDVHIFSNDYFCPMVWETREIKMTPNTHTIHHFAYSWNEPGITPILPVPRKPDA; the protein is encoded by the coding sequence ATGAGTTTGATTCCACACACCATACATTGCTGCTGGTTTGGGGGAAAGCCCCTGACCGTGCTGGCACGGAAATGTATGGACAGCTGGGAAAAGTATTTACCGGGATACCATATTATTGTTTGGAATGAACGACTGTTTGATGTGGAAAGCAGCCAATACACACGGGAAGCGTACAGCTGTGGAAAATACGCTTTTGTCAGTGACTATGTTCGTTTGTGGGCACTTTACTATTACGGCGGTGTTTACATGGATACAGACGTGGAAGTGCTGAAAGACCTCGGCGGTTTTATGAATTTCCATGCCTTCTCGGGCTTTGAGCAGGCGAACTATATTCCAACGGGCATTATGGCTGCGGTCCCGCGTCATCCGTGGATTGAGCGCATGCTCCGCTGTTACCGCCAGCGGGCTTTCCTTAAGCCGGACGGCACCATGGATCTTTCCCCGAACGTTGTGTTTATGACGGAACTTGCCGAAAAAGAGTTCGGCCTAAAGCGAGGAAACGAAACACAGGTATTAAAGGACGACGTGCATATCTTTTCCAATGACTATTTCTGTCCGATGGTGTGGGAAACACGGGAAATTAAAATGACGCCGAACACACATACCATTCATCACTTTGCTTATTCATGGAATGAGCCTGGCATCACGCCGATTCTGCCGGTTCCGCGGAAACCGGATGCATAG
- a CDS encoding glycosyltransferase, with amino-acid sequence MKKSLTLYPTADTFTDSSIPDGNFCRDDFYFLGYFRYKIIYRVFLQFRLDQIPQNAFISKAVLKLYCTRNDELKQQNLFEVHPITEPWNNIDITDSHQPNCDKQYVPLEAGCSVFEPVCADVTSIVRIWQKHPEANYGLMLKAADETQNDSLLALLSSRKTYGEQRPRLEITLDLPEPVKAESNRTKKIAIVTPQFLEWDGKRCIFGGGERYLAELAELLVSMGCQTDVFQPSSEQQWKKEYHGFTIYGIGDAGFDEDFFLTLNQRFCELTGSYDLHIYLSMDLTYPYVFPNSICISHGIWWDSPERPWWRSEKWYSRLFTGLSQTDTLVSVDTNTINWLKAVNPEIDCKKVYIPNYADLSIFKPEETGRQEDGKIRVLYPRRLVAGRGWSVTKEIAEELADERPDIVFSFVGRGLEQSELQMRILAQKYPNIEYCWYRMEDMHLAYQNTDIVLIPSYYTEGTSFSLIEAMACGKPVIAGLVGGLTDLVINGFNGLLIQVSKDTLKEAVLCLADNAKLREEMGRHAQEVAQCFSKRLWEQRWKQVIESHLCVSKKNIT; translated from the coding sequence ATGAAAAAATCGTTGACTCTGTACCCCACCGCTGATACTTTTACAGACAGCTCCATCCCGGACGGCAACTTTTGCAGGGATGATTTTTATTTTTTAGGATATTTTCGATACAAAATTATTTACCGTGTTTTTCTTCAGTTCCGTCTTGACCAGATTCCCCAAAACGCGTTTATCAGCAAAGCGGTTCTCAAGCTGTACTGCACCCGAAACGACGAACTGAAACAGCAAAACCTGTTTGAGGTGCACCCCATCACTGAACCATGGAACAACATAGACATTACCGACAGCCATCAGCCGAACTGTGACAAACAGTATGTGCCGCTGGAAGCGGGCTGCTCCGTTTTTGAGCCGGTCTGTGCGGACGTGACCTCCATTGTGCGTATCTGGCAAAAACACCCGGAAGCAAACTATGGCCTCATGCTGAAAGCTGCAGACGAAACACAAAATGATTCTCTCTTGGCCCTGCTCAGCAGCAGAAAAACATACGGAGAACAACGGCCCCGGCTGGAAATAACGCTTGACCTGCCCGAACCGGTGAAAGCAGAATCGAACCGAACGAAAAAAATAGCCATTGTAACGCCGCAGTTTTTGGAGTGGGACGGCAAAAGGTGCATTTTTGGCGGCGGTGAACGCTATCTTGCCGAGCTGGCAGAGCTGCTGGTCAGTATGGGATGTCAGACGGACGTCTTTCAGCCCTCCAGTGAACAGCAGTGGAAAAAGGAGTACCACGGATTTACAATTTACGGCATTGGAGATGCCGGTTTTGATGAGGATTTCTTCCTAACGCTGAACCAGCGGTTCTGTGAACTGACCGGCAGCTATGACCTGCACATCTACCTAAGCATGGACCTCACCTATCCGTATGTTTTTCCGAATTCAATATGTATCAGCCACGGCATCTGGTGGGATTCACCGGAGCGGCCGTGGTGGAGGTCCGAAAAATGGTACAGCAGGCTGTTCACCGGTCTCAGCCAAACTGATACGCTGGTCAGTGTGGATACCAACACCATCAACTGGCTAAAAGCCGTCAATCCGGAAATTGACTGTAAAAAAGTGTATATTCCAAATTATGCCGACCTCAGCATCTTTAAACCGGAAGAAACCGGCCGACAGGAGGATGGAAAAATCCGGGTGCTGTACCCGCGCCGGCTGGTGGCGGGCCGCGGCTGGAGCGTAACAAAAGAAATTGCGGAGGAATTGGCGGATGAACGTCCGGATATCGTTTTTTCGTTTGTCGGCCGCGGACTAGAGCAGTCCGAACTGCAAATGAGGATTCTTGCCCAAAAATATCCCAATATCGAATACTGCTGGTACCGCATGGAAGATATGCATTTGGCGTATCAGAATACGGACATTGTTCTCATTCCCTCTTATTACACGGAGGGAACGTCTTTTTCGCTGATTGAAGCCATGGCCTGCGGCAAGCCCGTCATTGCCGGTTTGGTGGGCGGGCTGACCGACCTTGTAATCAATGGCTTTAACGGCCTGCTGATTCAGGTATCCAAGGACACTCTAAAAGAAGCGGTGCTGTGCCTTGCGGATAACGCAAAACTGCGTGAGGAAATGGGCCGTCATGCACAGGAAGTGGCACAGTGCTTTTCAAAGCGGCTGTGGGAACAGCGCTGGAAGCAAGTGATTGAGAGCCATCTATGTGTTTCAAAAAAGAACATCACTTAA
- the wecB gene encoding non-hydrolyzing UDP-N-acetylglucosamine 2-epimerase, which produces MKQSVLAIFGTRPEAIKMAPLVQELKTRDSLKTMVCVTAQHREMLDQVLHIFRIKPDYDMNIMQKGQTLSDITTHVLLGLPAVLEDAKPALVLVHGDTTTSFAAALSAFYRHIPIGHVEAGLRTYHKDSPFPEEANRQFVDTVTDLFFAPTEQSRQNLLQEHKPDSHIFVTGNTAIDALKTTVQPNFSNPVLDWAAGSRLLLLTAHRRENLGTNMQHIFHAVRRIVEKYDDVKAVYPVHPNPAISGAAKEAFAGCKNVLLTEPLDVVTFHNLMSRAYLILTDSGGIQEEAPHLGKPVLVLRDTTERPEGIAAGTLRLAGTAEDSIFCAADKLLSDTEAYRRMSGAVNPYGDGRASQRIADEIVRLLC; this is translated from the coding sequence ATGAAACAGAGTGTTCTGGCTATTTTCGGCACCAGACCGGAGGCCATTAAAATGGCTCCGCTGGTACAGGAACTAAAAACAAGGGACTCTCTAAAAACAATGGTCTGCGTAACGGCACAGCACCGTGAAATGCTGGACCAGGTACTGCACATCTTCCGCATAAAGCCAGATTACGATATGAATATCATGCAGAAAGGGCAGACGCTTTCGGACATTACCACCCATGTCCTACTGGGCCTTCCCGCTGTTTTAGAGGACGCAAAGCCCGCGCTGGTCCTTGTGCACGGCGACACAACCACTTCCTTCGCCGCGGCACTGTCCGCGTTTTACCGCCACATTCCCATAGGACACGTGGAAGCAGGTCTGCGGACCTACCATAAGGACTCCCCTTTCCCGGAGGAAGCAAACCGGCAGTTTGTCGATACCGTTACGGACCTGTTTTTCGCACCGACCGAGCAATCCCGGCAGAATCTTTTGCAGGAACACAAACCAGACAGCCACATTTTTGTAACCGGCAATACCGCCATAGATGCCCTGAAGACGACCGTGCAGCCGAACTTTTCCAATCCGGTGCTGGATTGGGCCGCGGGCAGCCGGCTGCTGCTGCTGACCGCCCACCGCCGCGAAAATCTAGGGACAAATATGCAGCATATTTTTCATGCTGTCCGGCGCATTGTAGAAAAGTATGACGATGTAAAAGCCGTATATCCAGTGCACCCGAACCCGGCCATTTCCGGCGCCGCAAAAGAAGCCTTTGCGGGCTGTAAAAATGTTTTGCTGACGGAGCCGCTGGACGTTGTGACCTTTCACAACCTGATGAGCCGTGCATACCTCATTTTAACAGACAGCGGCGGCATACAGGAGGAGGCACCTCACCTAGGGAAACCTGTGCTGGTGCTGCGAGACACAACGGAACGGCCGGAAGGCATTGCCGCCGGTACCCTTCGCCTAGCTGGCACTGCAGAAGATTCCATTTTCTGTGCCGCCGACAAACTGCTGTCGGACACAGAAGCGTACCGCCGTATGAGCGGCGCCGTAAATCCATACGGTGACGGCCGCGCCAGTCAGCGCATTGCCGATGAAATCGTCCGCCTGCTTTGCTGA